The segment tttaattaaaacaaattgtataaacatcatttttttaataagttattaCATAACAACCTTCCTTTCTTTTATAAGGTgattaataaaactaaacaaaagtCATAAGTCAAatccattattattaaattaaaatattgtacagtcacttaataaaaaggtacaaaatagcACGCTTCATTTAGGGGCAGTATGTATCCATTGCGGCGAGGACACTTGCAACTCGATGCGCCGCACGGTGATCAGTTCATCGTCTAGTTCATGGATATTGTAGAACCTTTCCAGCTCTTCTATAGCTTTGTCTTCCAACTGGAAATAAAAGAAATGTAAATAATCAGTGGGTCATCCTATACGATCGGCCACATCGATTTTCCCCACCATGTATAATAGCTATAGAAATGAAAATGTATGCAATACGGAGTATAACGCAATGTTTTGCCGCCACTTACGCCGCTAGCGACTTaagtaaaccatagagtaagtTATATATACTGTACCttactgttttttgacaagttttcacagacaATCAAACATGACATTGatactatggagtgtggaattaagaggagttgcatctcttatggtagaactacGGAAGGTAGAACTGTACGGTTTTCGGTGTGGCTGGTACTTAAATTTAAAAGGCAGGCGAGATCGATCCACTCGGATTGGATTGAAACTTTCTAATAAAACTTTACTGTCTCAAACTACTTGAAAAAATACGATCAAAACAGAAAATAACGAcggattataaaaataaaaaattactaacAGAGTAGACACTTGTTGCGGATAGATTCAGTTCTGTCATAATCTCAGTCCATTTCAAACACAACATGTACAATGCAAATGTATTCCTTTTTACGCACAGTAGGTATTGTTTTATGGATTGAAGTTTTAAATCATACAAATGTTCGATAATTTGACTTCTTTTCTTAATAGAAAGAGATGAACAATCTTTAcaggaacaaaaaataataatatgcgaAATTATACTTTTAGTTTTATACAGGTGTCCTTAAAATACCACGTCAAACTGACACTGGAGGTAGGACATCCTAAGAGGATCCAAACCTGTAAAAGTTACTATAacaaatacaacaaataaaaaatacggtAATTACGTTGATTACAAcaataatattacttttttaacCTACGCTAGTGCTAGTTAGTGGtgatacaataaattatttaataaccaTAATTAAGTTATAAAAGATAATTCATTAAAAGCGATTCTCTTTCATATGTGTCGGTATTATTGGTTTTAAATACCGTAGTAGCTAAATTAAGTGGCACTCAATTCCATTTTACTAGTGTAATGTAAGATGTGTTACTGATTTACCCGCGTTTTCACACTTAATTTGTGGTACAAGTACTATTGCCATATTAAACGCtaataaagagtaaaaaaaaacaggacaCATTACCTGAGTTAAAAACAACGGTTTTGTCATGATCCTCGACGAGTCATCCTTCATTTTCTTCTGATCAGCCAGGATCTGGTTGAACTCCATAGCCTTCTTCTGCTTTGGGCTGCTACTAGCCACCGGCACCTGCACTATCTTCCACGGATTCTTGGGCTTGTCTGGAGGGCTTCCTACTACCTTGCCATCCAAGTACTCGGAGAGATTCTGAGGAGAGTAGTTGTTTCCTTCCATGGCTAACTTTTTTCTTTGCTTTTGCGAGAGTTTAGGACCTATGTGGTTAATGACGAGATTACCTGGCGATCCCCAAGCCATCTCAGCTATTGGGGATTCTTTCGGTGATACTGACATGCGCGATGAAGTAGGCATCTCTGGAGTGTTCATGGCACTTGATGAACTGTTTCTAGTGAGTTTAGTGAAAGAATCCACTGGAGTTTCATTAAGGATGTCCTTAGCGCTGCTCAGAGCTTTAAGCCTCGCTTGGACGACTTTCTGTTGTTTCTGCTGCGATGATGGCACTTCTATCCATTTATCTTTCATCCCTTTAGCTGCTTTCTCGGTCTCTATAGATATATTACTCAAAGATAAAGTGACGTCACCCGAAATATCGCTAGATAAGTCTAAGGACGTCACAGAACTGACGGATTCATACCGCATTCTTGTCTTCTCACTCTCAGTGTACTCAATCTTTTTAGATTTCTTCTTCTTAGTTTCGACTATGCTATCATCTTTTTTAAGATCTTCATTAGTAATTGTTAAATCAACGGGACATATTTTAGCAAATTCATTGATTACTTCATCGTCTGGTGCATTGAAAAAAGGTGTAATAACCCTAGAAGACATTATAGGGTTAAATTTGCAATAGTATTTAGATATGTCTTCTAGTAATTCTTCTTCTAACAATTCAAGGGATTTGTTTTCAAGTATGCTGCTCATATTTAGTGATATGAACTCCATGCAACATTGTTTGAGCTGAGTAGCGTTATACGTGTGTGCGAATTGGCACAGTTCTGCGCAGTTTCTTAGGGTGATGAGGTTTGAAAGGGCCACTTCACACATTTCTCTAAGGCGCATTATGAAGAGTTGGTCGGCGACTATAAGCAGGCTGCAAATAAAGTCGATGCTGTCCGAGTTTTCTACTTCGGGACACGAGTCTGTGTACAGGAAGTCTATGACTGGTAGGAGAATGCCGTGGTTGATTGGCAAGGTAACTTTTGATGATAGCTTGCTCTGTAACAAAAATGGTCAAGGTTTAAGTGAACGCTAAACAGTAGGTTTGTGTGTTATTTGAAGATAGATTTTTGATAGACATTGAAAATCATACAAATAACAAACAAAGAGAATTTCAGTTACTCAGTTCAAAGAATATTCTAAAAGGGGTCGTCTAAAACTTCTGAAAAGGGACAATGACAATCGAACTTTTTTACTAACCTCGGACCAGGAGTGCATGAACATGCCGTGGAAGTACTCGAGCCTCGCCGCTAGTACACATTTATGTGCGGGAATAAGAGCACCATCTTTGGTGACAACACTCGTATCGACTAATTCTTGAAGGCTGTTCCGGTCCCAGCCAACTGGCGGGTTTTTGGTGAATGTGGCGCTCTCTCGAAGGCAGATTCTGCCGTCTTTGTAGCTggaaaagaaagagacaaaaatgtTTTCAACGATTGCCTAGACTCTGAACAAAAGAATTGTCGTTAAGCCTAGCCTGAGCCAGTGACTTCGTAGCGCTTGTTAATAACAAGCCCACACAAATTTCAAATTAGGATAACAGATAATCAGTTGTTACAAATTtagcttttataattttagtgtGCAAGAATTTTCCACGTCAACAATTACATGGATACCCACTTTGACACTTGAATTAGACACTGTTGTAGTAGTATTTCGTGTCTTTATCCTAATGAGGGGCGGGCACAGATGCGAATTGGGATTTTAACTGTTCAATATATAGCAACTCAACATTTGTATACTAAAAAAGGTAGGAAGAAAACGAGGCGGTCACAGATGGGAAACAATCATTTCCATTTGTCCGCACCTAAGGTTGCGATCTCTAAAttttggaaaccaggacaagacgcgtgaaaatctcggattttagagtccagaacccggacatgtcaacaggtttttttaaacaggttgtgcgtgtgtcgcgggcggcctaagactttaaatttttaaacccggactacaaatTAAGCCCTCCCCGAACGCTTTCGGatgccctctaaactaggacaaatctgGGGGAATCCGGGCGGATGACAACCCTATCCTCACCGGCCACAGACGGGAATGGATCTTTCCCATTTGTGCTtggcggggacaaatgggaatagaCTGGAACCGGTTCCATCGACTAAAATCTACAGAAGCTGACGAATTAATTCAGCAGTCTAAAATATCCTCAACAATATAACGCTAGCGAAAGTTACTACGATTAACGCAACTGGTACTTGATTTTTTAGGTAACTTACAAGAATTTATCGAGCAGTTTGTGCAGCCCCATGACGTGCAGCCGCTTGgcggcggcctgcagcaggCGCACGGGGTCGcaggccgcgccgcgcgccgggcTGGCGGCGCGGCGCTCGCTGCGGCGGACGCGGCTCTTCTTGTTTCTGTTGTCTTGGTGCTTGGACACTTCGAAGGCTGAGATTGCTGAGGCGTTATCTGTAACAGTGAGAttttgaaatagtacattactatagagccCGGGAAACGTAGGTtcgcaggccaagtagatatagacacGCGGCATATAGGATAgcgatacgcggccggcaacgccgtttctcgccgagatttgtatagtgcttttctcaaactagcaattaaaacaaataattgtagtcaatttgttttgtggcgacctactcggctcgccactctaccagcggtgccttacgcgcgtaaggccgcgcgcctgcgcgatgcgccaccgccgttacTAAGCAAcggcgcctgcgcgatgcgccaccgccgttactaagcaacgaatatgcacaacagatcaccgtaccaagctaactgaaaaatattatttgttgatggttgaatgccaatacgttttgtcacaatttgacgttaaaaaacaaaagaaggttgttttacagtcctaggtgtgtaaggcagtatgaaattcctttacatatcatcttcactcatcgcacctgagatgtagtatttccggacctaatttgacgtaagttatgacatcatttcatagcaagtttgagaaaaatctaattttcacCACATGAAGAGCTAGTAAGTTTACCGcactaaatgaaaaaaaaatacgaaagtggccctgcagcggtatcatggtcgtgtttttgtcacttgtcatatcatgcgtcactttcgcactaacgtatttgttagagcgtgacaggtatggtgacaaatgatagacatcatcttagccctgctgagTCCCTTAAGGGTTTTCATTGGGTATTATGATCATTGAAAATTGCCAAATTACTAAACTTCTGGAAATGTAATTTGCCTTTGTATTTGAAACAATCATTTCTGTTGAACTTAATAAAGCCTCATATATATATAACCCTCAATAAGACATGTGGCATAAATATCTGAGTGAGATCTGACAAAATTGGCCGTCGACACCCAAAATTCAAACTGATCACACGTTGCCAAGAAGTATTAATTAAAGCTTAAAACATCAACACGcaaaaaataagaattaaaaaaattctataaGCAAAAGTGTAGTAAAAACTTCATGATTCCACTTCTAACTCACCAACAAAACTTTGTTCCTCCAACTCAATCTCGACATCCTTTTCCTTCTTCAAGCTATTCAGATCCTCCTTCCTTATCTTCAAGCTGCAGGGGCCCAATTCAACCACATCACACGTCCCAGTATAAATGTATCGGAGAATTCTCTCGAACACCTCTGGGTGCATATCTATGTTGATAATAGGTTTGTCCTCTGCGTTCTTCATGGAATCCTGGTATAGTTTGTAGAGATGCTCGCTGCTGGAGGCTATTATGAATATGTGGGCGGGGTAGAGTTTTGTACCGACCTGTCAATATAAacgtttatttgttttaatgtaagtaTCATTAGCAGATTTATACCCATATGCTGACTCTGACCAGTGGCTAGACGAAAGAAATAACAGATTGATATTAAGCATGCATCAATATTGTAATATGTAAAAGGAATGTGCAGTTTATCTTAAGGTGTAGAATATAAAGTCATAAGTAGCAAAGTATTTAATATCACGCATATCTTTTCTATAGACTGAACATTACCTTAAATATAACGTCATGTAAGATGTCATCTTCAGCCGCAGTTTCCATGAGGGTTTCCATGTGTTTGGGTAAACTGCTGGGCGACAGCTCAGGGAGGGATGTGAGTCCACACGTGGGTTTTATCtcgaaacaaaataaatcacGCATTTAAACAGAGAGTAAACGTTGCTGGGAGTTCCtacttccttcttcctcgcgttgtcccggtattttgccatggctctggggcccgcttgacaactaatcccaagatttagcgtaggcactcgtttttacgaaagcgcctgccatctgaccttccaacccagagggtattaaactaggcctttttgggattaatccggtttcctctcgatgttttccttcaccgaaaagcgactactACTActcactactactactaccagttactaatatttaaaaatctttactagaactgtaacaaaaatagtacattgtgaaaTAAGGAAATcattcaaaatttataaaagagagtgaattttgcaaataaatcgGAATTTtcccaacaaaaaaaaaacaagtctatACTGTGTTAGTTCGTTAAAACGATGGAatcataatacatacatattaatttaacaAACCAATTTAATTATTCTAAATTAGTTTATCAAAGGTTTGGTTTGGCGTCCCCCAAGCGGAGAATACAACCAGAAAAGAACCCCAAGGTTAGATCAGTGGAACTAGGTAATCTGGGCAAAATTTCGGCCTTTGGTGAAAGGCATCGTGCGACAGGTTGCCATGAAGGTACCTGAGGTCGTGAACAGTCGTTTCGTAGTAATGTTTCCGTagataatattaaaaagttacctGTAAGCAAGCGAAGTTCAACCCCTCATTGTCCACCACGACGGCCACGGCTCTGTGCACATTCGGTATCCTCACGATCCGCGCCGACGTACAATCGTCCTTCTCAAGGAACTTCACCAGCGCGCTCTTGTTGCTGTCTCGCTCCCTCTCCTTCCTAATTGGCTGCGGCGCGGGGGGCGTGGCCTTGCGAGAGATGTAGCCAATGAAGGCTTCGCCGTATTTGGTGGTGAAGTAGAACGCGTCGTGGGTTAGAGTTACGTTGGTTATTATTGTTTGGTGGTTTAGGCCGAAGACGCatctaaaagaaaacaaacgtGAACATTatgtagttagttagttagttagtgcttctgggcattttccgcaaatcgacaaccattgtgcctattttgcgtgaaacgaggtagcgctactctaaccaccccagctcctccacgaagcctagcaaagttttcaggttgctaattgcctctcctagtgtgcacggagtccctaggtatttgttcctgtatagttctacctgtttgcagtctaggagaatatgttttgttgtttcttcttcttccatgcacgctctgcacatggggctgtctgttttacccatattgtgtaggtgtttgaaCATTATGTAGTATACAATGATATAATAtttctaaatgtaaaaaaaagtgggGGACAAAATGTCGTCAATAATTATGAGGAAATTTTAAATCTATAAGAGATTGCTGTGTGCATGCCAATTAAAGTTCCTCAAGTCCAAGCAAAATGGGAATACAACTTGATTTAtgacaacgaaaaaaaaaaaaaaaattcgagtCAGACTTACCAAATTTTAAGAATTCCGGTTATTTTGATGTAAAAATGTTTCATATAAAGGAAAATTTTCGCTACACTAACTTGCTGCTTTACCAAGACTTattatatggcagttataattttcaactctattgacagttattaacattcaaatttatacaaaatattttttatgacagtcATGTATCAAAGGTTTCGTCGGCAGCGAATATTTCTACCACACTAATTATTCATATGCGTCTTTTTCCGATATTTCAAATACTGTGGTAAGGCTTGTGAGTGTGAGTCCTTAGAATCTATCTTCTAAAATGATCGTAACATATAAGACCTCCATCTTTTAAGTCTCACGAGCCCGCCGCCAAAAAGCCGCTATTATGAATGTAGTTCAGAGGAGGACATTTCTTATCCATAAAAACTATATTATACCATTGAGGATTTTataacacacatacatacatacatgtaaatTAATCAGTGTTATTATGTTCCTATTCAAATACTTATggtactattttaataattatgttgatattttaaatgataaatgtaaatacctatgtatgtatattagcacttaagttagttttaaggaTAAAATTGCGATACCCAACTCATTCTGGGTCCATGAGACACTTAGTCTTTCGCATGGAAATACCATTTTGTAattaccatggtgcaataaaggaagaataaagaatagttttacaaaaaaaaatcttctactcGCTTTAATTTCTTCGTCTTACCAATCAGCAAATTACCTACCAGGCATAATGAGtcaaattttatgttattttagaatgtCGTTTCAGAATGAGAGCGTGTCGTGTGATATTTCAAAGGCTTACCTGGTCAGCTGGTTGGTGGTGTCCTGCCACAGCATGAGTTGTCCCACGTTGGTCAGCAACAGTACTGTTACTCTCGAGTATGTCCCGTTCTCGCTCACTTTTGCCTCCACACACACTTGACGTAGATTTATCTGTCTGGAAAATTGgaatatttaataaagataCATATAAATGAACCTTTACCTAAGTTAGGAAATAATGCGAGAAATTCCAACGCTACAATACCATTTATGAAAGGTCCTTTCGGGTCGGGCACTATCGCTAAAtaatttaagtttcgattggagTTTTCTATAAATAATTGTCACTTGGCTAGTGTCCCCGGTTGGATGAAGGCTGATATTTAGCCGAAGGATGGTGAGCGCTTACTTGATGGCGATCTTTTTGCAGATGTGCTTGTGTAGCAGATAGACGTCGCCGCGACTGGTCGTGATCACGGTGGCCGCGTCGCCTGCGCCTACTAGCTGTATGCCGGCCTCTTCCTTGTTGTTCATGGATATTGCCACCTACAATTTGAACGGTAATTTTTACACTGCATCC is part of the Cydia pomonella isolate Wapato2018A chromosome 18, ilCydPomo1, whole genome shotgun sequence genome and harbors:
- the LOC133527708 gene encoding inhibitor of Bruton tyrosine kinase isoform X1; translated protein: MSKIDIDCTRRCRSRLHGQALTGAITKRSVSDQALASFIKATCANFIQAFDFEGRTALHMTCSRGRANLMEWLVRHSSEAFVNARDRESGYTPLHRSIFYGQIHTAVALMKIGVNADIVDKDDYRALEHAMLDRQYMYKHEGTQPSDVYVWGSNCNYTLGTGTQQPRAVPELLSCFSRSNASVRQVCLGKFHSLWVCGGEVWACGQVGRAGAGRGTLLRPAPLRLQEPIEQVALLLDSTVFLTQSGTVLQYTLNSTDTSPITNSSSLKLPSTKPLLKLSQPIGLCSGRSHAVVWNKNAVYTWGVNCGQLGHSQEDKVVATPKRVAISMNNKEEAGIQLVGAGDAATVITTSRGDVYLLHKHICKKIAIKQINLRQVCVEAKVSENGTYSRVTVLLLTNVGQLMLWQDTTNQLTRCVFGLNHQTIITNVTLTHDAFYFTTKYGEAFIGYISRKATPPAPQPIRKERERDSNKSALVKFLEKDDCTSARIVRIPNVHRAVAVVVDNEGLNFACLQIKPTCGLTSLPELSPSSLPKHMETLMETAAEDDILHDVIFKVGTKLYPAHIFIIASSSEHLYKLYQDSMKNAEDKPIINIDMHPEVFERILRYIYTGTCDVVELGPCSLKIRKEDLNSLKKEKDVEIELEEQSFVDNASAISAFEVSKHQDNRNKKSRVRRSERRAASPARGAACDPVRLLQAAAKRLHVMGLHKLLDKFFYKDGRICLRESATFTKNPPVGWDRNSLQELVDTSVVTKDGALIPAHKCVLAARLEYFHGMFMHSWSESKLSSKVTLPINHGILLPVIDFLYTDSCPEVENSDSIDFICSLLIVADQLFIMRLREMCEVALSNLITLRNCAELCQFAHTYNATQLKQCCMEFISLNMSSILENKSLELLEEELLEDISKYYCKFNPIMSSRVITPFFNAPDDEVINEFAKICPVDLTITNEDLKKDDSIVETKKKKSKKIEYTESEKTRMRYESVSSVTSLDLSSDISGDVTLSLSNISIETEKAAKGMKDKWIEVPSSQQKQQKVVQARLKALSSAKDILNETPVDSFTKLTRNSSSSAMNTPEMPTSSRMSVSPKESPIAEMAWGSPGNLVINHIGPKLSQKQRKKLAMEGNNYSPQNLSEYLDGKVVGSPPDKPKNPWKIVQVPVASSSPKQKKAMEFNQILADQKKMKDDSSRIMTKPLFLTQLEDKAIEELERFYNIHELDDELITVRRIELQVSSPQWIHTAPK
- the LOC133527708 gene encoding inhibitor of Bruton tyrosine kinase isoform X2, which produces MSKIDIDCTRRCRSRLHGQALTGAITKRSVSDQALASFIKATCANFIQAFDFEGRTALHMTCSRGRANLMEWLVRHSSEAFVNARDRESGYTPLHRSIFYGQIHTAVALMKIGVNADIVDKDDYRALEHAMLDRQYMYKHEGTQPSDVYVWGSNCNYTLGTGTQQPRAVPELLSCFSRSNASVRQVCLGKFHSLWVCGGEVWACGQVGRAGAGRGTLLRPAPLRLQEPIEQVALLLDSTVFLTQSGTVLQYTLNSTDTSPITNSSSLKLPSTKPLLKLSQPIGLCSGRSHAVVWNKNAVYTWGVNCGQLGHSQEDKVVATPKRVAISMNNKEEAGIQLVGAGDAATVITTSRGDVYLLHKHICKKIAIKQINLRQVCVEAKVSENGTYSRVTVLLLTNVGQLMLWQDTTNQLTRCVFGLNHQTIITNVTLTHDAFYFTTKYGEAFIGYISRKATPPAPQPIRKERERDSNKSALVKFLEKDDCTSARIVRIPNVHRAVAVVVDNEGLNFACLQIKPTCGLTSLPELSPSSLPKHMETLMETAAEDDILHDVIFKVGTKLYPAHIFIIASSSEHLYKLYQDSMKNAEDKPIINIDMHPEVFERILRYIYTGTCDVVELGPCSLKIRKEDLNSLKKEKDVEIELEEQSFVDNASAISAFEVSKHQDNRNKKSRVRRSERRAASPARGAACDPVRLLQAAAKRLHVMGLHKLLDKFFYKDGRICLRESATFTKNPPVGWDRNSLQELVDTSVVTKDGALIPAHKCVLAARLEYFHGMFMHSWSESKLSSKVTLPINHGILLPVIDFLYTDSCPEVENSDSIDFICSLLIVADQLFIMRLREMCEVALSNLITLRNCAELCQFAHTYNATQLKQCCMEFISLNMSSILENKSLELLEEELLEDISKYYCKFNPIMSSRVITPFFNAPDDEVINEFAKICPVDLTITNEDLKKDDSIVETKKKKSKKIEYTESEKTRMRYESVSSVTSLDLSSDISGDVTLSLSNISIETEKAAKGMKDKWIEVPSSQQKQQKVVQARLKALSSAKDILNETPVDSFTKLTRNSSSSAMNTPEMPTSSRMSVSPKESPIAEMAWGSPVGRQSYRRAGKVLQYP